A single Vigna radiata var. radiata cultivar VC1973A chromosome 8, Vradiata_ver6, whole genome shotgun sequence DNA region contains:
- the LOC106772751 gene encoding AT-hook motif nuclear-localized protein 6 isoform X2: protein MEGRESFGVVVGDEAPESFHVAPRIIENNLDFSRAVVPAPSTEGKKKRGRPRKYGPDGKVAMDAVTALSPMPISSSIPLTGEFSAWKRGRGRPVESIKKSSFKFEVESPVQGDGISYSVGANFTPHVLTVNSGEQGSRAICILSATGTISNVTLRQPSSCGGTLTYEGRFEILSLSGSFMPTENGVTRSRSGGMSVSLAGPDGRVMGGGLAGLLVAAGPVQVVVGSFLPGHQLEHKNKKQRVEHISTITPSPVNIISSEELKVSFGGVKPIMTPAAFQEENIVSFNNGQDSRNSAPDDRDPLPDKESNLGQSNAEAAC from the exons ATGGAGGGAAGAGAGAGTTTTGGTGTTGTGGTGGGTGATGAAGCCCCCGAGAGCTTTCATGTTGCTCCTAGAATAATTGAGAACAACTTGGACTTTTCAAGGGCCGTCGTGCCTGCGCCGTCGACGGAGGGTAAAAAGAAGAGAGGGAGACCGAGGAAGTATGGGCCGGACGGGAAGGTGGCTATGGATGCGGTGACGGCGCTTTCGCCGATGCCGATTTCATCGTCGATTCCGTTGACCGGCGAGTTCTCCGCTTGGAAGAGAGGCAGAGGAAGGCCTGTTGAATCTATCAAAAAGTCATCGTTCAAGTTTGAGGTTGAAAGCCCTGTTCAAG GTGATGGAATATCATACTCCGTTGGAGCCAATTTCACACCACATGTTCTCACAGTAAATTCTGGCGAG CAAGGATCACGTGCTATATGCATTCTCTCTGCAACTGGGACAATTTCAAATGTTACACTTCGTCAACCATCTTCTTGTGGGGGTACTTTAACATATGAG GGACggtttgaaattctttccttgtCTGGTTCCTTTATGCCAACTGAGAATGGAGTTACAAGAAGCAGATCTGGTGGCATGAGTGTCTCTTTGGCCGGTCCAGATGGTAGAGTAATGGGGGGTGGGCTTGCTGGTTTACTGGTAGCCGCTGGTCCAGTTCAG GTTGTTGTTGGCAGTTTTCTTCCTGGTCACCAGTTGGAGCATAAAAACAAGAAGCAAAGGGTGGAGCATATATCAACTATTACCCCTTCTCCTGTTAATATCATCTCCAGTGAGGAACTAAAAGTCAGTTTCGGTGGAGTAAAGCCTATTATGACACCTGCTGCTTTTCAAGAAGAGAATattgtttcttttaacaatGGTCAAGACTCTAGGAACTCAGCTCCTGATGATAGAGATCCTTTACCCGACAAGGAGTCTAATCTAGGCCAATCAAACGCTGAGGCTGCATGCTAA
- the LOC106769756 gene encoding uncharacterized protein LOC106769756, whose amino-acid sequence MASTIAPSMPSTSTDPDPDAAVRAVRKRYEGLLTVRTRAIKGKGAWYWAHLEPTLLGNAVKLKCSLCDSLFSASNPSRTASEHLKRGTCPNFNHSSLPSPSPISTVLSHSNNGRKRTSSSASPNQDRSVQHLMLSGGKDDLCALAVFEDSVKKLKSPRNLSHVAPPELTQDQVNSAVELLADWFYESCGSVPLSSLEHPKFQSFLTQLGLPVTLLRREIYCSRLEDRFGAVKAESEARIRDALFFQVGCDGWKGEDGVAKFIVNLPNGTSVFHKVVLGGEVVSSKYAEEILWEVVKGVCGSDVQRCVGIVADRFKGKALRNLEVQNHWMVNVACQVQGFTGLIKDFSNNLPLFRVVTENSLKVANFINTESQVRGSFLRYRMQELECAGLVRVPSPKCNVFKDFTSVFPMLEDILRCAAVIQMVVMEDAFKVACMEDPLAREIAGIVQSEGFWNELEAVYSLVKLIRGVVQDIEAERPLVGRCLPLWEEVRTKVKEWCVKYSIVVEPVEEILENRFRKNYHPAWSAAFILDPLYLIKDACGKYLPPFKCLTREQEKDVDKILTRLASREEAHVVLMELMKWRSEGLDPLYAQAVQMKQQDPITGKMKVANPLSSRLVWETCLSEFKSLRKLAVRLIFLHATSCGFKSNYSFIRKLSAQKHSRISLERAQKMIYIAAHAKLERRDFSNEEEKEAELLAMESSDDGMLAVVFADTPLIGGIA is encoded by the exons ATGGCTTCCACCATCGCTCCCTCAATGCCTTCCACCTCCACCGACCCCGACCCCGACGCTGCCGTCAGGGCGGTTAGGAAGCGCTACGAGGGCCTTCTCACAGTGCGCACGCGCGCGATCAAAGGCAAAGGCGCGTGGTACTGGGCCCATCTCGAGCCCACTCTCCTCGGCAACGCGGTCAAGCTCAAGTGCTCCCTCTGCGACTCTCTCTTCTCCGCCTCCAACCCTTCTCGAACCGCTTCTGAGCATCTCAAGCGTGGTACGTGTCCCAATTTCAACCACTCCTCCTTGCCTTCACCTTCTCCTATTTCCACCGTCCTCTCCCACTCCAACAACGGCAGAAAGAGAACCTCCTCCTCAGCCTCTCCGAATCAGGACCGCTCCGTTCAGCATTTGATGTTGTCTGGAGGGAAAGATGATTTGTGTGCTCTCGCGGTTTTCGAGGATAGTGTCAAGAAGCTCAAGAGTCCTAGGAATTTGTCGCATGTTGCTCCTCCTGAGTTGACCCAGGACCAGGTTAACTCCGCTGTTGAATTATTGGCAGATTGGTTCTACGAGTCTTGTGGTTCTGTGCCTCTCTCTTCTCTTGAACACCCCAAGTTTCAGTCCTTTCTCACCCAGCTGGGTTTGCCGGTGACTCTGTTGAGACGCGAGATATATTGTTCTAGGCTCGAGGATAGGTTCGGGGCGGTCAAGGCCGAGTCCGAAGCTAGAATCCGAGACGCACTGTTTTTTCAAGTGGGGTGTGATGGTTGGAAGGGCGAGGATGGTGTGGCGAAGTTCATAGTGAACCTTCCCAATGGGACTAGCGTGTTCCACAAGGTGGTGCTTGGTGGGGAGGTGGTGTCGTCTAAGTATGCTGAGGAGATTTTGTGGGAGGTGGTGAAGGGTGTTTGTGGAAGTGATGTGCAGAGGTGTGTTGGGATTGTTGCCGACAGGTTTAAGGGCAAGGCGTTGAGGAACTTGGAGGTTCAGAACCATTGGATGGTGAATGTTGCTTGTCAGGTTCAGGGATTCACGGGTTTGATCAAGGATTTTAGCAACAACTTACCACTTTTCAGGGTTGTCACCGAGAATTCTCTCAAGGTTGCTAATTTTATCAACACCGAGTCTCAAGTTAGGGGTAGTTTTCTAAGGTACCGAATGCAGGAACTGGAATGTGCTGGGCTGGTTCGGGTTCCCTCTCCCAAATGTAACGTGTTCAAGGATTTTACGTCTGTGTTTCCAATGCTGGAGGACATCCTGAGATGTGCTGCCGTGATCCAAATGGTGGTGATGGAGGACGCGTTTAAGGTGGCTTGTATGGAGGACCCACTGGCCAGAGAGATTGCCGGGATTGTTCAGAGTGAGGGATTCTGGAATGAACTGGAGGCGGTTTATTCGCTGGTGAAGCTCATCAGAGGAGTGGTTCAGGACATTGAGGCGGAGAGGCCGTTGGTTGGTCGGTGTTTGCCTCTCTGGGAGGAGGTTAGAACCAAGGTGAAGGAGTGGTGTGTTAAGTACAGTATTGTGGTTGAACCCGTAGAGGAAATACTTGAAAATCGATTCAGGAAGAATTATCACCCTGCATGGTCAGCTGCATTTATACTTGATCCTCTTTACTTGATTAAAGATGCGTGTGGAAAGTACCTTCCTCCGTTCAAGTGCTTAACTCGTGAACAAGAGAAAGATGTCGATAAGATATTGACGAGGCTGGCTTCACGAGAAGAAGCTCATGTGGTGTTGATGGAGCTCATGAAGTGGAGATCAGAAGGGCTTGACCCTCTTTATGCACAGGCTGTGCAGATGAAACAACAAGACCCCATTACAGGGAAGATGAAGGTAGCAAATCCACTTAGCAGTAGACTTGTTTGGGAAACTTGCCTCAGCGAATTTAAATCCCTACGGAAGCTTGCAGTGAGGCTCATTTTTCTGCATGCAACCTCATGTGGGTTTAAGAGTAATTATTCTTTCATCAGGAAGCTTTCTGCTCAGAAGCACTCGAGAATTTCCTTGGAAAGAGCTCAGAAAATGATATATATCGCAGCTCATGCCAAGCTTGAAAGACGAGATTTTTCCAATGAGGAAGAGAAAGAGGCAGAACTGCTTGCCATGGAAAGTAGTGATGATGGCATGCTGGCTGTCGTCTTTGCCGATACACCCCTAAT AGGTGGCATTGCTTGA
- the LOC106770787 gene encoding uncharacterized protein At2g17340 isoform X1, which produces MLTVSMGIVSPTHCLPSISLYVYASSLTLSCKAKTIHQFTKSSVHSKSLEEAMGGTSQLVPLPLLANDKYTASTIPWRFPSDDPHIPTATELSWINLLHNTIPTFKKHAENDASVPDAASKAETFAQRYARILEDFKQDPAGQGEPLDIFLLCRLREQVLRELGFSDIFKKIKDVENTNAMSLFENVVRLNDAIEDEEKRLENLVRGVFAGNIFDLGATQLAEAFSKDGVSFLSTCQNLVPRPWIIDDLETFKVNWSKKSWKRVIIFVDNSGADIILGILPFARELLRRGSQVILAANELPSLNDVTYSELTEIISKLKDEEGCLMGVSTSNLLIASSGNDLPIIDLTRVPQELAYLTNDVDLVILEGMGRGIETNLYAQFKCDSLKMAMVKHPEVAEFLGSRLYDCVIKYDAV; this is translated from the exons ATGCTAACAGTTTCAATGGGAATTGTATCACCAACTCACTGTCTTCCATCAATCTCCTTATATGTTTATGCTTCTTCTCTTACACTCTCATGCAAGGCTAAGACCATTCATCAATTCACAAAATCTTCTGTTCACTCCAAATCATTAG AGGAAGCCATGGGGGGTACATCGCAGTTGGTGCCATTGCCGTTGTTGGCGAATGACAAATACACAGCAAGCACCATTCCTTGGAGGTTCCCTTCCGACGATCCACACATTCCCACTGCCACCGAGCTATCTTGGATTAATCTCCTCCACAATACTATCCCCACCTTCAA GAAGCATGCTGAGAATGATGCTTCTGTTCCTGATGCTGCAAGTAAAGCTGAAACTTTTGCTCAAAG GTATGCTAGAATACTTGAAGATTTCAAGCAAGATCCCGCAGGTCAAGGCGAGCCTCTTGATATCTTT CTTCTATGCAGACTTCGTGAGCAAGTCCTCAGGGAACTCGGATTCTCAGATATCTTCAAGAAAATAAAG GATGTAGAGAATACAAATGCCATGTCCCTATTTGAGAATGTTGTTCGTCTTAATGATGCCATTGAAGATGAAGAGAAACGCCTAGAAAATTTAGTTAGAGGAGTTTTTGCAGGGAATATATTTGATCTTGGTGCAACACAG CTTGCGGAGGCTTTCTCCAAGGATGGAGTGTCTTTTTTGTCTACATGTCAAAATCTTGTCCCTCGACCTTGGATTATTGATGACCTTGAGACTTTCAAAGTGAACTGGAGCAAGAAGTCCTGGAAGAGG GTGATCATATTTGTTGATAACTCAGGTGCTGATATCATTTTGGGTATTCTGCCATTTGCCAGGGAGCTCCTTCGTCGTGGGAGTCAG GTTATATTGGCTGCTAATGAGTTACCTTCCCTCAATGATGTGACTTACTCTGAGCTAACTGAAATTATATCAAAG ttaaaggatgaagaagggTGTCTCATGGGTGTCTCTACTTCAAATCTTTTAATTGCCAGTTCTGGGAATGATCTACCT ATTATTGACCTTACAAGGGTGCCACAGGAACTAGCATACCTCACCAACGATGTAGATCTTGTCATCTTAGAAGGGATG GGTCGTGGAATAGAAACAAATCTCTATGCTCAGTTTAAATGTGATTCCCTCAAGATGGCTATG gTCAAACACCCAGAGGTTGCAGAATTTCTTGGGTCACGTTTATATGATTGCGTGATCAAATATGATGCAGTTTAG
- the LOC106772751 gene encoding AT-hook motif nuclear-localized protein 3 isoform X1, with product MEGRESFGVVVGDEAPESFHVAPRIIENNLDFSRAVVPAPSTEGKKKRGRPRKYGPDGKVAMDAVTALSPMPISSSIPLTGEFSAWKRGRGRPVESIKKSSFKFEVESPVQGDGISYSVGANFTPHVLTVNSGEDVTMKIMSFSQQGSRAICILSATGTISNVTLRQPSSCGGTLTYEGRFEILSLSGSFMPTENGVTRSRSGGMSVSLAGPDGRVMGGGLAGLLVAAGPVQVVVGSFLPGHQLEHKNKKQRVEHISTITPSPVNIISSEELKVSFGGVKPIMTPAAFQEENIVSFNNGQDSRNSAPDDRDPLPDKESNLGQSNAEAAC from the exons ATGGAGGGAAGAGAGAGTTTTGGTGTTGTGGTGGGTGATGAAGCCCCCGAGAGCTTTCATGTTGCTCCTAGAATAATTGAGAACAACTTGGACTTTTCAAGGGCCGTCGTGCCTGCGCCGTCGACGGAGGGTAAAAAGAAGAGAGGGAGACCGAGGAAGTATGGGCCGGACGGGAAGGTGGCTATGGATGCGGTGACGGCGCTTTCGCCGATGCCGATTTCATCGTCGATTCCGTTGACCGGCGAGTTCTCCGCTTGGAAGAGAGGCAGAGGAAGGCCTGTTGAATCTATCAAAAAGTCATCGTTCAAGTTTGAGGTTGAAAGCCCTGTTCAAG GTGATGGAATATCATACTCCGTTGGAGCCAATTTCACACCACATGTTCTCACAGTAAATTCTGGCGAG GATGTCACTATGAAAATCATGTCCTTCTCACAGCAAGGATCACGTGCTATATGCATTCTCTCTGCAACTGGGACAATTTCAAATGTTACACTTCGTCAACCATCTTCTTGTGGGGGTACTTTAACATATGAG GGACggtttgaaattctttccttgtCTGGTTCCTTTATGCCAACTGAGAATGGAGTTACAAGAAGCAGATCTGGTGGCATGAGTGTCTCTTTGGCCGGTCCAGATGGTAGAGTAATGGGGGGTGGGCTTGCTGGTTTACTGGTAGCCGCTGGTCCAGTTCAG GTTGTTGTTGGCAGTTTTCTTCCTGGTCACCAGTTGGAGCATAAAAACAAGAAGCAAAGGGTGGAGCATATATCAACTATTACCCCTTCTCCTGTTAATATCATCTCCAGTGAGGAACTAAAAGTCAGTTTCGGTGGAGTAAAGCCTATTATGACACCTGCTGCTTTTCAAGAAGAGAATattgtttcttttaacaatGGTCAAGACTCTAGGAACTCAGCTCCTGATGATAGAGATCCTTTACCCGACAAGGAGTCTAATCTAGGCCAATCAAACGCTGAGGCTGCATGCTAA
- the LOC106770787 gene encoding uncharacterized protein At2g17340 isoform X2, which translates to MGGTSQLVPLPLLANDKYTASTIPWRFPSDDPHIPTATELSWINLLHNTIPTFKKHAENDASVPDAASKAETFAQRYARILEDFKQDPAGQGEPLDIFLLCRLREQVLRELGFSDIFKKIKDVENTNAMSLFENVVRLNDAIEDEEKRLENLVRGVFAGNIFDLGATQLAEAFSKDGVSFLSTCQNLVPRPWIIDDLETFKVNWSKKSWKRVIIFVDNSGADIILGILPFARELLRRGSQVILAANELPSLNDVTYSELTEIISKLKDEEGCLMGVSTSNLLIASSGNDLPIIDLTRVPQELAYLTNDVDLVILEGMGRGIETNLYAQFKCDSLKMAMVKHPEVAEFLGSRLYDCVIKYDAV; encoded by the exons ATGGGGGGTACATCGCAGTTGGTGCCATTGCCGTTGTTGGCGAATGACAAATACACAGCAAGCACCATTCCTTGGAGGTTCCCTTCCGACGATCCACACATTCCCACTGCCACCGAGCTATCTTGGATTAATCTCCTCCACAATACTATCCCCACCTTCAA GAAGCATGCTGAGAATGATGCTTCTGTTCCTGATGCTGCAAGTAAAGCTGAAACTTTTGCTCAAAG GTATGCTAGAATACTTGAAGATTTCAAGCAAGATCCCGCAGGTCAAGGCGAGCCTCTTGATATCTTT CTTCTATGCAGACTTCGTGAGCAAGTCCTCAGGGAACTCGGATTCTCAGATATCTTCAAGAAAATAAAG GATGTAGAGAATACAAATGCCATGTCCCTATTTGAGAATGTTGTTCGTCTTAATGATGCCATTGAAGATGAAGAGAAACGCCTAGAAAATTTAGTTAGAGGAGTTTTTGCAGGGAATATATTTGATCTTGGTGCAACACAG CTTGCGGAGGCTTTCTCCAAGGATGGAGTGTCTTTTTTGTCTACATGTCAAAATCTTGTCCCTCGACCTTGGATTATTGATGACCTTGAGACTTTCAAAGTGAACTGGAGCAAGAAGTCCTGGAAGAGG GTGATCATATTTGTTGATAACTCAGGTGCTGATATCATTTTGGGTATTCTGCCATTTGCCAGGGAGCTCCTTCGTCGTGGGAGTCAG GTTATATTGGCTGCTAATGAGTTACCTTCCCTCAATGATGTGACTTACTCTGAGCTAACTGAAATTATATCAAAG ttaaaggatgaagaagggTGTCTCATGGGTGTCTCTACTTCAAATCTTTTAATTGCCAGTTCTGGGAATGATCTACCT ATTATTGACCTTACAAGGGTGCCACAGGAACTAGCATACCTCACCAACGATGTAGATCTTGTCATCTTAGAAGGGATG GGTCGTGGAATAGAAACAAATCTCTATGCTCAGTTTAAATGTGATTCCCTCAAGATGGCTATG gTCAAACACCCAGAGGTTGCAGAATTTCTTGGGTCACGTTTATATGATTGCGTGATCAAATATGATGCAGTTTAG